A window of Brachybacterium fresconis contains these coding sequences:
- a CDS encoding SDR family oxidoreductase translates to MSETSPPTAARNVLVAGAGGYLGRHLVTELARGGHSVRCLVRRPEELARPGRSGAPSLAGLDLDVRSADVTDPSTLASIADGVDAVISTIGVTGHGGDPWRVDHAGNLALLDAALAADVRRVVFVNVLHAEQIPADLTRAKSAFAATLRRTTDQHLIVNPSGYFSDLGAYASMARRGVALVVGGGRARLSPIDGADLAAVIRQQLEAGTTGDLDVGGPQTLTHHEIAELAFEARGKRPRIASVPLPVARAGLAPVRMVAPSAAGIATFLLAGLAADSAAPQFGHRRIAEHFQQLAAADDGGRR, encoded by the coding sequence ATGAGCGAGACATCTCCTCCGACTGCGGCCCGGAACGTCCTGGTCGCCGGGGCTGGCGGCTACCTGGGCCGCCACCTCGTCACCGAGCTGGCGAGGGGCGGCCACAGCGTGCGCTGCCTGGTCCGGCGTCCCGAGGAGCTGGCCCGCCCCGGTCGATCTGGCGCCCCCTCCCTCGCCGGGCTCGACCTCGACGTGCGCAGCGCCGATGTCACCGACCCCTCCACGCTCGCCTCGATCGCGGACGGCGTCGACGCCGTGATCTCGACGATCGGGGTGACCGGCCACGGCGGCGATCCGTGGCGCGTCGACCACGCCGGGAACCTCGCCCTGCTCGACGCAGCCCTCGCTGCCGACGTGCGGCGCGTCGTCTTCGTGAACGTGCTGCACGCCGAGCAGATCCCCGCTGACCTCACCCGTGCCAAGAGCGCTTTCGCCGCGACGCTGCGCCGCACCACCGACCAGCACCTGATCGTGAATCCGTCGGGCTACTTCTCCGATCTCGGCGCCTATGCCTCGATGGCTCGGCGCGGCGTCGCCCTCGTCGTCGGCGGCGGGCGGGCACGCCTCTCGCCGATCGACGGCGCCGACCTCGCCGCCGTGATCCGTCAGCAGCTCGAGGCGGGCACGACGGGAGACCTGGACGTCGGCGGGCCGCAGACCCTCACGCACCACGAGATCGCCGAGCTCGCCTTCGAGGCGAGGGGGAAGCGCCCCCGCATCGCCTCGGTTCCGCTGCCGGTGGCGCGCGCCGGCCTCGCCCCGGTGCGCATGGTCGCGCCGTCGGCCGCCGGGATCGCCACCTTCCTGCTCGCCGGGCTCGCCGCGGACTCCGCCGCCCCGCAGTTCGGCCACCGCCGCATCGCGGAGCACTTCCAGCAGCTCGCCGCCGCGGACGACGGCGGCCGACGATGA
- a CDS encoding arylamine N-acetyltransferase family protein: protein MTGAAQADGADWAIDAFDPDVYFDRIGVEPGPPGLDLLERIHRAHVATFPFSNLDVLLGHHPGVDPDTVARRMLHEGTGGYCFEHAQLLAGVLERLGMRARRRLGRVHAATNTRTHMTVDIELEGRCWMLDPGFGLSVTGPIAREDGARREEWFGTLSMRRQERTDGVEQWELRRGEDLQHVTDLLPVVPADVRAGHHVTSTMPGAGPFTKMLIVSRFTVGGHVTVTSAARTIRRPGQETVHEELMPAQVIDAVADLGLPLDAGTARTLRNRLAEHAAG, encoded by the coding sequence ATGACCGGGGCCGCCCAGGCCGACGGGGCCGACTGGGCCATCGACGCTTTCGACCCCGACGTCTACTTCGACCGGATCGGCGTCGAGCCCGGCCCGCCGGGCCTCGACCTCCTCGAACGCATCCACCGCGCCCACGTGGCCACCTTCCCCTTCAGCAATCTCGACGTGCTGCTGGGACACCACCCCGGCGTCGATCCGGACACCGTCGCCCGGCGCATGCTGCACGAGGGCACCGGCGGGTACTGCTTCGAGCACGCCCAGCTCCTGGCCGGGGTTCTCGAGCGGCTCGGGATGCGGGCCCGCCGCCGGCTCGGTCGGGTCCACGCTGCGACCAACACCCGCACCCACATGACCGTCGACATCGAGCTCGAGGGGCGGTGCTGGATGCTGGATCCCGGCTTCGGCCTCTCCGTGACCGGCCCCATCGCGCGCGAGGACGGTGCCCGACGCGAGGAATGGTTCGGCACCCTGTCGATGCGCCGCCAGGAGCGCACGGACGGCGTCGAGCAGTGGGAGCTGCGCCGCGGCGAGGATCTCCAGCACGTCACCGACCTGCTGCCCGTGGTGCCGGCCGACGTCCGCGCGGGCCACCACGTCACCTCGACCATGCCCGGTGCTGGTCCCTTCACAAAAATGCTCATCGTCAGCCGCTTCACCGTGGGCGGGCACGTCACCGTCACCAGCGCCGCCCGCACGATCCGTCGGCCCGGGCAGGAGACCGTCCACGAGGAGCTGATGCCCGCACAGGTGATCGACGCCGTCGCAGACCTCGGTCTGCCGCTGGACGCCGGCACCGCCCGCACGCTGCGGAACCGTCTGGCGGAGCATGCGGCGGGCTGA
- a CDS encoding DUF421 domain-containing protein, with the protein MIDWDIVWRDYIGISWSGALGVVASTIVLYLFFALLMHLSGPRLMANPTVGSFAVLAVIGGVTARATLGEAPTMLGALIVLNTLMVMEYLLGTMRKLPHPLPRRRPTVLMIGGRPVSSGLHRVHLSQRNLWDLLRSHGVLDLDDAELVILETRGDLTVVRHGSTIDRSLIAEVEGREAIPEHLLSG; encoded by the coding sequence ATGATCGACTGGGACATCGTGTGGCGGGACTACATCGGCATCAGCTGGAGCGGAGCGCTGGGGGTGGTGGCCTCCACCATCGTGCTGTATCTGTTCTTCGCGCTGCTCATGCATCTGTCGGGCCCCCGCCTGATGGCGAACCCCACCGTCGGCAGCTTCGCGGTGCTCGCCGTGATCGGCGGGGTCACCGCGCGCGCCACCCTCGGCGAGGCGCCGACCATGCTGGGTGCGCTGATCGTCCTGAACACGCTGATGGTCATGGAATACCTGCTGGGCACGATGCGCAAGCTGCCGCACCCGCTGCCCCGGCGACGGCCGACGGTCCTGATGATCGGGGGACGGCCGGTGTCCTCCGGGCTGCACCGGGTCCACCTCTCGCAGCGGAACCTGTGGGATCTGCTGCGTTCCCACGGGGTGCTCGACCTGGACGATGCCGAGCTCGTGATCCTCGAGACCCGCGGTGACCTCACCGTCGTCCGTCACGGATCGACCATCGACCGCTCGCTGATCGCGGAGGTCGAGGGGCGCGAGGCCATCCCGGAGCACCTGCTCTCCGGTTGA
- the bla gene encoding class A beta-lactamase, producing the protein MTTSVSRRTVILSAAPIALAGCVTASGPETAEAAAPEPVTREPASLDAAFSALESRFSASLGLFALDAASGTRIEHRADERFSHASTLKALAAAAVFASAPDLETPVPVEAEDLVEYSPVLQEQVGSTLTLREVADAAVRYSDNTAGNLLLAQLGGPEGLEAALRAIGDRTTSVDRWEPELNEVSPGDPRDTSTPRALATSLRTFVLDGGLDAGRSELLTGMLIATTTGDTLIMAGAPEGWEVGSKSGAATYGTRNDLGIAWPPGKDAPIVIAVMTHRDAPDAEYDDRLIAEAAKVAFTALLEED; encoded by the coding sequence ATGACGACATCCGTCTCCCGCCGAACCGTCATCCTGTCCGCCGCACCGATTGCGCTCGCCGGCTGCGTCACGGCCTCGGGCCCCGAGACTGCGGAGGCTGCCGCCCCTGAGCCCGTCACCCGGGAGCCTGCCTCCCTCGACGCTGCGTTCTCCGCTCTCGAGAGCCGCTTCTCCGCCAGCCTCGGCCTGTTCGCTCTCGACGCGGCCAGCGGTACGCGCATCGAGCACCGGGCCGACGAACGATTCAGCCACGCCTCGACCCTCAAGGCCCTGGCTGCCGCTGCCGTGTTCGCCTCGGCCCCTGACCTGGAGACTCCCGTCCCGGTGGAGGCGGAGGACCTCGTCGAGTATTCGCCCGTCCTGCAGGAGCAGGTCGGGAGCACGCTCACCCTCCGCGAGGTGGCGGATGCCGCCGTGCGCTACAGCGACAACACCGCAGGCAATCTCCTGCTCGCCCAGCTCGGCGGCCCCGAGGGGCTCGAGGCCGCGCTGCGGGCGATCGGCGATCGCACCACGAGCGTGGACCGCTGGGAGCCGGAGCTCAACGAGGTCTCCCCCGGCGATCCCCGAGACACCAGCACGCCGCGCGCGCTGGCGACGTCCCTGCGGACCTTCGTGCTCGACGGCGGGCTCGACGCGGGCCGGAGCGAGCTGCTGACCGGAATGCTCATTGCGACGACCACGGGAGACACTCTGATCATGGCAGGGGCGCCCGAGGGGTGGGAGGTCGGCAGCAAGTCCGGTGCCGCCACCTACGGCACCCGCAATGATCTGGGCATCGCCTGGCCGCCGGGCAAGGATGCCCCGATCGTGATCGCGGTGATGACCCATCGCGACGCTCCGGACGCCGAGTACGACGACCGGCTCATCGCCGAGGCGGCGAAGGTCGCGTTCACGGCGCTGCTCGAGGAGGACTGA